The Phyllopteryx taeniolatus isolate TA_2022b chromosome 17, UOR_Ptae_1.2, whole genome shotgun sequence genome window below encodes:
- the LOC133467297 gene encoding uncharacterized protein LOC133467297 — translation MSSISHLMQDTEQLWKITQGGKHELEFLKTKVRKQQHDIERLKDEKHDQDLLVRTLRLQMKHYTQKLEMSKKTAMKEQMLLQKILTFINKETQILGGQHNEIKTKHNLELINFLKSKSEEHKEGLTEHKHQIKQQVTGGCIQSLMTKNWKTIIGAKYAKEYMQKSMTHLNQELNRNGKEVLQFKHEIKCITNVMTVIVKHIEKIWPQMQRHTKIQKAASTGIKLKEIVEKYSVLENNGQQLGDIIKHTVNTRKHMEEDKITLYPKNKVNAKIHKIFLEEKRLRKHLARRLNAKEFTKRKIKCMRYQVKKKHQELDQRLQRTMKERDELEILKLKLQKQRDELEEKQNDLMQTMETMAKHCCRGAQHVQVHVNEMTRMKSVKRVSLSVCLSVCLSIYQSFHYHFIYCIYLLFIQSFQ, via the coding sequence ACATGAACTCGAGTTCCTTAAGACAAAAGTAAGGAAGCAGCAACATGACATTGAAAGACTAAAAGATGAAAAACATGACCAGGACCTCCTTGTAAGAACTTTAAGATTACAAATGAAACATTATACTCAGAAACTTGAGATGAGCAAAAAGACAGCCATGAAAGAACAAATGCTTCTTCAGAAAATATTGACTTTCATCAACAAAGAGACGCAAATTTTGGGGGGACAACATAATGAgattaaaactaaacacaatttagaattgattaattttttaaagtcaaaatCAGAGGAACACAAGGAAGGCCTCACTGAACATAAACACCAGATAAAGCAGCAGGTGACCGGTGGCTGTATTCAAAGCCTGATGACTAAAAACTGGAAAACAATTATTGGCGCAAAGTACGCCAAGGAATACATGCAGAAAAGCATGACACATTTGAACCAAGAGTTAAACAGAAATGGAAAAGAAGTTTTACAATTTAAACATGAAATTAAGTGCATCACTAACGTGATGACTGTCATTGTCAAGCATATTGAGAAAATTTGGCCTCAAATGCAAAGACatactaaaatacaaaaagctGCATCCACAGGAATTAAACTAAAAGAAATTGTAGAAAAATACAGCGTGCTGGAAAACAATGGACAACAACTGGGGGAtattataaaacatacagtaaatacaagaAAGCATATGGAAGAAGACAAGATCACACTGTACCCAAAGAACAAAGTTAATgctaaaatacacaaaatatttcTTGAAGAAAAAAGACTTAGAAAGCACTTGGCAAGAAGATTGAATGCTAAAGAattcacaaaaagaaaaattaaatgcatgagatatcaagtaaaaaaaaaacatcaagaacTTGACCAGCGACTACAAAGAACCATGAAAGAGAGGGATGAATTAGAAATCCTCAAGCTAAAGTTGCAAAAGCAAAGAGATGAGCTTGAGGAAAAACAGAATGATTTGATGCAAACAATGGAGACAATGGCTAAACACTGCTGTAGAGGTGCACAACACGTGCAAGTGCACGTCAATGAGATGACGAGAATGAAGTCTGTTAAGAGGGTaagtctatctgtctgtctttctgtctgtctgtccatctaTCAATCATTTCATTATCATTTTatctattgtatttatttattatttattcagagTTTTCAATGA